The following proteins are co-located in the Vigna angularis cultivar LongXiaoDou No.4 chromosome 2, ASM1680809v1, whole genome shotgun sequence genome:
- the LOC108329573 gene encoding auxin transporter-like protein 2 encodes METMLPQKQAEEAIVASLNETESEVGGVREEEKELQDHSGFSIKNLLWHGGSVWDAWFSCASNQVAQVLLTLPCSFSQLGMLSGILLQIFYGIMGSWTAYLISVLYMEYRARKEKENVSFKNHVIQWFEVLDGLLGPYWKAVGLAFNCTFLLFGSVIQLIACASNIYYINDHLDKRTWTYIFGACCATSVFIPSFHNYRIWSFLGLGMTTYTAWYLAIAALLHGQAENVTHTGPKKLVLYFTGATNILYTFGGHAVTVEIMHAMWKPQKFKYIYLLATLYVFTLTIPSAAAVYWAFGDELLNHSNAFSLLPKNGFRDTAVILMLIHQFITFGFACTPLYFVWEKVIGMHDTKSICLRALARLPVVIPIWFFAIIFPFFGPINSAVGALLVSFTVYIIPASAHMLTYRKASSRQNAAEKPPFFMPSWTAMYVFNAFIVVWVLVVGFGFGGWASMSNFIKQIDNFGLFAKCYQCKGPAPPAMAAAPPPHGHHH; translated from the exons ATGGAAACAATGTTGCCTCAGAAGCAAGCAGAGGAAGCAATAGTGGCAAGCCTTAACGAGACAGAGAGTGAAGTTGGGGGTGTGagggaagaagagaaggagTTGCAAGATCACTCTGGGTTCAGTATCAAGAACTTACTCTGGCATGGAGGCTCTGTTTGGGACGCATGGTTCAGCTGTGCTTCAAATCAA GTGGCTCAAGTGCTGTTGACACTTCCCTGTTCTTTCTCTCAACTTGGCATGCTATCAGGGATCTTGCTTCAGATTTTCTATGGAATCATGGGAAGTTGGACAGCGTATCTAATAAGTGTCCTCTACATGGAGTACCGTGccagaaaggaaaaagaaaatgtcagTTTCAAGAACCATGTCATTCAG TGGTTTGAAGTGCTTGATGGGTTGCTGGGTCCGTATTGGAAAGCGGTGGGGTTAGCCTTCAACTGTACTTTCCTTCTCTTTGGATCTGTGATTCAGCTTATAGCATGTGCAAG TAACATTTACTACATAAACGACCACTTGGATAAACGGACTTGGACTTACATCTTTGGAGCTTGCTGTGCCACCTCCGTGTTCATACCCTCCTTCCACAATTACCGTATTTGGTCTTTTCTTGGACTTGGAATGACCACTTACACTGCTTGGTACTTGGCTATAGCAGCTCTCCTTCATGGCCAG GCAGAAAATGTGACACACACGGGTCCAAAAAAGCTAGTGCTGTACTTTACCGGAGCCACCAACATACTGTACACGTTTGGTGGACATGCAGTTACTGT AGAGATTATGCATGCCATGTGGAAGCCACAGAAGTTTAAGTACATATACTTGCTGGCCACTTTGTACGTTTTCACACTAACGATTCCTTCTGCTGCTGCCGTTTACTGGGCTTTTGGTGATGAACTTCTCAATCATTCCAATGCCTTCTCCCTCCTCCCCAAAAATGGTTTTCGTGATACTGCTGTAATCCTCATGCTCATTCACCAG TTTATCACGTTCGGTTTTGCTTGTACTCCACTGTACTTTGTCTGGGAGAAGGTAATTGGGATGCATGACACAAAAAGCATTTGTCTAAGGGCACTTGCAAGGTTGCCAGTGGTGATACCAATATGGTTTTTTGCCATAATCTTCCCTTTCTTTGGACCCATCAACTCTGCAGTAGGAGCTCTTCTGGTTAGTTTCACTGTCTACATCATCCCCGCCTCAGCACATATGCTCACTTACAGAAAAGCCTCTTCAAGACAG AATGCTGCAGAGAAGCCTCCTTTCTTTATGCCAAGCTGGACTGCAATGTATGTGTTCAATGCATTTATTGTGGTGTGGGTTTTGGTGGTTGGGTTTGGGTTTGGAGGATGGGCCAGCATGTCCAACTTCATCAAGCAAATTGACAATTTTGGGCTCTTTGCCAAGTGCTACCAATGCAAGGGTCCAGCTCCACCAGCCATGGCAGCAGCACCACCCCCTCACGGCCATCATCACTGA